The following DNA comes from Acidobacteriota bacterium.
TGTTTACTCAGATTGGGGGTAGCCTTTCTTGCGCCAGACGCCCAAAATGGATTTGCCGATTCGATAATTCAATAAGGGGTCAACAAATTTCGAGAGCCGAATCATAACGCTGTCCCAGAATAAAATTTGTTGCTCACTTGGCATGTTACTTTTCAATATCAAATGATTAGCCAGAGAGGCAAACATACCAACGCTATCTAAATATCTGCAATCCACACTCTCCAGCGCATTGGGAATAATTGCCGCTAGTGATTTTCGGTTATACCGGCGGAAATGACCGATTTCCCTATCAAATTCCGTAAACAACCGTTGATGGGCGGGAGACAATATGATCAGATGTCCGGCGGTCTTTAAGTGCGCGGTTGCAGCTATCAACTCCTGTTTATCGTTTTCTATGTGTTCCAGCACATCAATATAAACGATGACATCGAACAACTCCGATTTTGGCAGACTACCAATGAATTCATTTGACACCTCACAAGTTTCTGGAAGTTCTCCCTGAGTGACTCGCTCCTTTAATATGCAACTCATTTCCGCATCAGGTTCAAGACAAACCCAACGATTTTGCTTCCTATTACAAAGTATTTGCGTGGTCGAACCAATGCCTGCCCCAACTTCCAGTACCTCGCCTGTTAAGTATTTGTACAGGAATTTGGCATAGTAATTTTTCCAATTTACGGCTCTGCTGAACAACTCCAGTTCTGAACCAATATAAGAATAGGTCTTCATTACACCGTTTTTT
Coding sequences within:
- a CDS encoding class I SAM-dependent methyltransferase, translating into MKTYSYIGSELELFSRAVNWKNYYAKFLYKYLTGEVLEVGAGIGSTTQILCNRKQNRWVCLEPDAEMSCILKERVTQGELPETCEVSNEFIGSLPKSELFDVIVYIDVLEHIENDKQELIAATAHLKTAGHLIILSPAHQRLFTEFDREIGHFRRYNRKSLAAIIPNALESVDCRYLDSVGMFASLANHLILKSNMPSEQQILFWDSVMIRLSKFVDPLLNYRIGKSILGVWRKKGYPQSE